In a single window of the Candidatus Thermoplasmatota archaeon genome:
- a CDS encoding radical SAM protein — translation MAARLEQVGSNVVLRTSVPSDIPFEISHNVKEPPAEVKRYVAELLKDKPNATVIRVTKSLCPYCVDEEKFAKMKITAVIFEEGNQVLLRKKCAEHGVVDDKYWEDYDMFRDARVAADFANHLETSHVFEKVKEIDIDCPKMCGLCPKHKSHTGLGNIVITNRCDLSCWYCFFYAKEGEPLYEPSQEQIRMMLRAMKNEHPTGANCVQITGGEPTGRLDLVDIIKIAKEEGYDHVQLNTNGVNIARDPSIAKNVRNAGSNVFYMSFDGVTPKTNPKNFWEAPAALDAARKAPIGVVLVPTVIGGVNDHELGDIIKFGIANIDVVRAVNFQPVSLVGRMPDKLRMRQRITIPGACQKIEEQTNGVIAKKDFFTVPISVKVSKFVEALKGKQTYNLSIHFSCGVGTYVFKEPGTGRIVPISRFLDIEGMLEFLEEKAEEINAARFKNLAKASAVSSLLWKLNTFIDKEQMPQGMDMGKMLFEAFVKGDYDGLRKFHLNSMFIGMMHFMDPYNYDVDRVERCDIHYAMPDGRVVPFCSFNVIPELYRDRVQRKYSMDPKEWAKQNPQYLDAAGKIKDYETKYKREFDNAAKKAVLDRYEQALGRPVDHPLTASMKLPVQNPLL, via the coding sequence ATGGCAGCACGCCTTGAGCAAGTGGGAAGCAACGTCGTCCTTCGGACGTCGGTGCCCTCGGACATTCCTTTTGAGATTTCCCACAACGTGAAGGAGCCGCCCGCCGAGGTCAAGCGCTACGTCGCCGAGCTCCTGAAGGACAAGCCCAACGCCACGGTCATCCGCGTCACGAAGTCGCTGTGCCCCTACTGCGTCGACGAGGAGAAGTTCGCGAAGATGAAGATCACGGCCGTGATCTTCGAGGAGGGCAACCAGGTGCTCCTGCGCAAGAAGTGCGCCGAGCACGGCGTCGTCGACGACAAGTACTGGGAGGACTACGACATGTTCCGCGACGCCCGCGTCGCCGCGGACTTTGCCAACCACCTCGAGACCTCCCACGTCTTCGAGAAGGTCAAGGAGATCGACATCGACTGCCCCAAGATGTGCGGCCTGTGCCCCAAGCACAAGAGCCACACGGGCCTTGGCAACATCGTCATCACGAACCGCTGCGACCTGTCCTGCTGGTACTGCTTCTTCTACGCGAAGGAGGGCGAGCCCCTCTACGAGCCCTCGCAGGAGCAGATCCGCATGATGCTGCGCGCCATGAAGAACGAACACCCCACGGGCGCCAACTGCGTGCAGATCACCGGCGGCGAGCCCACGGGCCGGCTCGACCTCGTGGACATCATCAAGATCGCCAAGGAGGAGGGCTACGACCACGTCCAGCTCAACACGAACGGCGTGAACATCGCCCGCGACCCCTCGATCGCCAAGAACGTCCGCAACGCCGGCAGCAACGTCTTCTACATGTCGTTTGACGGCGTGACCCCAAAGACGAACCCCAAGAACTTCTGGGAGGCCCCCGCGGCCCTCGACGCCGCGCGCAAGGCGCCCATCGGCGTCGTGCTCGTGCCCACGGTCATCGGGGGCGTGAACGACCACGAGCTTGGCGACATCATCAAGTTCGGCATCGCCAACATCGACGTCGTCCGCGCCGTGAACTTCCAGCCGGTCTCGCTCGTGGGCCGCATGCCCGACAAGCTGCGCATGCGCCAACGCATCACGATTCCGGGCGCCTGCCAGAAGATCGAGGAGCAGACAAACGGCGTGATCGCGAAGAAGGACTTCTTCACGGTCCCCATCTCCGTCAAGGTCTCGAAGTTCGTCGAGGCGCTGAAGGGCAAACAGACGTACAACCTGTCCATCCACTTCAGCTGCGGCGTGGGCACCTACGTCTTCAAGGAGCCCGGCACCGGCCGGATCGTGCCCATCTCCCGCTTCCTCGACATCGAGGGCATGCTCGAATTCCTCGAGGAGAAGGCCGAGGAGATCAACGCCGCCCGCTTCAAGAACCTCGCCAAGGCAAGCGCCGTGTCGAGCCTCCTGTGGAAGCTCAACACGTTCATCGACAAGGAGCAGATGCCCCAGGGCATGGACATGGGCAAGATGCTCTTTGAGGCGTTTGTCAAGGGCGACTACGACGGGCTTCGCAAGTTCCACCTGAACTCCATGTTCATCGGCATGATGCACTTCATGGACCCGTACAACTACGACGTGGACCGCGTGGAGCGCTGCGACATCCACTACGCCATGCCCGATGGGCGCGTCGTGCCCTTCTGCTCGTTCAACGTGATCCCCGAATTGTACCGGGATCGCGTGCAGCGCAAGTACTCGATGGACCCCAAGGAGTGGGCCAAGCAGAACCCGCAGTACCTTGACGCCGCGGGCAAGATCAAGGACTACGAGACGAAGTACAAGCGCGAGTTCGACAACGCGGCCAAGAAGGCCGTGCTGGACCGCTACGAGCAAGCCTTGGGCCGCCCCGTGGACCACCCGCTTACGGCGAGCATGAAGCTTCCCGTGCAGAATCCGTTGCTGTAA
- a CDS encoding MarR family transcriptional regulator: protein MALGSTPAEKRIVRVTDHVTALEIKKHLYSSFSNVAALMGYSEVHGRIIAALTANARPMSLAELAKETGYSASSISTSLDLLEVLAMITKVKKTGDRKLYVRLDGDLLEGLKRAIVAKGRKSLGSALNEFRQYEEAIQSLPRDDPERAKVENILHTLRGELEVLTQYLELLGEIQLPKDR, encoded by the coding sequence ATGGCGCTTGGCTCGACCCCGGCGGAAAAGCGAATCGTGCGCGTGACAGATCACGTGACCGCCCTCGAGATCAAGAAGCACCTTTACTCGAGCTTCAGCAACGTGGCGGCGCTCATGGGGTACTCGGAAGTGCACGGGCGGATCATCGCGGCCCTCACGGCAAACGCGCGCCCGATGAGCCTTGCCGAGCTTGCCAAGGAGACGGGCTACTCGGCGAGCAGCATCTCGACGAGCCTCGACCTCCTCGAAGTCCTCGCCATGATCACGAAGGTCAAGAAGACCGGCGATCGCAAGCTGTACGTGCGCCTGGATGGCGACCTGCTCGAAGGCCTGAAGCGCGCCATCGTCGCCAAGGGCCGAAAGAGCCTCGGCAGCGCGCTCAACGAGTTCCGGCAATACGAGGAAGCCATCCAATCGCTTCCCCGCGACGACCCGGAGCGCGCCAAGGTGGAGAACATCCTCCACACGCTTCGCGGCGAGCTTGAGGTCCTCACGCAATACCTGGAGCTCCTTGGCGAGATCCAGCTTCCAAAGGACCGGTAG
- a CDS encoding Lrp/AsnC ligand binding domain-containing protein, whose protein sequence is MHLSELPGAIVLIVTKRFGSPPVDRSALVARISKVEHVREAFATVGEFDIVAHVVAPTAHDVVHAVEGIRRLHEVRSVETLAFPHTPRYEH, encoded by the coding sequence ATGCACCTCAGCGAGCTGCCCGGCGCAATCGTCCTCATCGTGACCAAGCGCTTTGGCAGCCCTCCTGTCGACCGCTCCGCGCTCGTGGCACGGATCTCCAAGGTCGAGCACGTGAGGGAAGCGTTTGCCACGGTGGGCGAGTTCGACATCGTGGCCCACGTCGTCGCTCCGACCGCCCATGACGTCGTGCACGCGGTCGAAGGCATCCGGCGTCTCCACGAGGTCCGCAGCGTCGAGACGCTCGCGTTCCCGCACACGCCCAGGTACGAGCACTAG
- a CDS encoding Lrp/AsnC ligand binding domain-containing protein, with protein sequence MRAYLLVSTEAERQQEVTKRLRATAGVTWAYGILGRADLAVRVEATGLREFRRTLEAANAIPGVVRTQTLLDLEAL encoded by the coding sequence ATGCGGGCTTACTTGCTCGTCTCGACGGAAGCAGAACGGCAGCAGGAAGTTACGAAGCGCTTGCGTGCGACTGCGGGCGTGACGTGGGCGTACGGCATCTTGGGACGGGCGGACCTTGCCGTCCGGGTCGAGGCCACAGGCTTGCGGGAATTTCGGAGGACGCTCGAGGCGGCCAACGCGATTCCGGGCGTCGTGCGGACCCAGACGCTTCTGGACCTGGAGGCGCTCTGA